In the genome of Variovorax sp. PAMC26660, the window TGCATTTCCTGGGCGGCCAGAAAGCGGGCCTGTTCGACATGTTCGACGTGCTCGGCCTGCGTTGATCCGCCGATAAAAAGGACCGCCGATGAGCGTGCTCGAACTGCTGACCCATGGCGACGGCGTCAGCCGTGCGGTGGCGGCGCTGCTGCTGGCGATGTCGATCGCGAGCTGGGTCGTGATCCTCTGGAAAGCCTGGCTGCTGCGCGGCGGCACGCGCGACGTGCTGCGCAGCATTGCCGCGTTCTGGCAGTCGTCCACGCTGGCCGACGCCGAGCAGAAGCTCAAGACCTTCGACCGCGCGATGCTCGTCTCGCCCACCGTGTCTGCCATCAAGAGCGCAGCCACCGCTTCGGCAGGCGGCACTCTGGGCGCCACGGGCGACCGCAACCAGCAACTCACCCGCGTCCTGCGCGACGCCTTGCACGGCGCGCTGCGGCGCCTGCAGGCAGGGCAGATCCTTCTTGCCACGGTCGGCGCCACCGCGCCCTTCGTCGGTTTGCTCGGCACCGTCTGGGGCATCTATCGTGCGCTGTCGGGCATCGCAGGGCAGACCGGCGGCTTCACCATCGACAAGGTGGCCGGGCCGGTTGGCGAGGCGCTGGTCATGACGGCCTTCGGCCTGGCGGTCGCCATTCCGGCCGTGCTGGCCTACAACGTGTTCGGCCGCGTCATCGGCCGCATCGAAGCCGAACTCGAAGGCTTCGCGCACGACCTGCTCGGCAGCTTCGGCGAAGCCCCGAAGCCCGCCGCACCGCCGCCAGCGCGGCCGATGCCGGTCTGAGCCGGCAAGACACACAACACGCGCAGCACACCAACCATGGCCTTCGGTCGCACTTCACTGGGCAGTAGCGCTGGCGGCGGCGGGCGTGCGATGGGCGCGGGTGCGCAGCGGCCGCTGTCCGACATCAATGTCACGCCGCTGGTCGACGTGATGCTGGTGCTGCTGGTGATCTTCATCATCACCGCGCCGCTGATGGCCAGCTCGATCAAGCTCGACCTGCCGCAGACCGATGCGGGCCAGCCCAATGACGCGCCGAAGTTCGTGAGCCTTTCCGTCGATGCCTCGGGCAAGGTTTTCCTCAACGACCAGGCTGTGACCGACGAAGAACTGGCGACGCGCCTGGAAAAAGCCGCTACCGACAGCAAGGACACAGAGGTGCAGTTGCGCGCCGACCAGACCGTGCCATACGGCAAGGTGGTCACGCTGATGGGTATTGCGAACAAGGCGGGGCTCAGTCGCATCGGCTTTGTGACCGAGGCCGAAGCGGCCCCCGAAAAGCCCCGCTGACCCTGTCTTGGTCTTGCCCCTTCCCCCTCCGGGGGAAGGTTGGGATGGGGGCTGCCCCCGCATCTGATGCTGCAATGACGTTGACGCCGTCGTGCCCCCACCCCGGCCCTCCCCCGGGAGGGGAGGGAGAAATACCGAAGTCCAAAGACTCAGCCCAGCACCACTGGCTTGGTGTGCCAGATCTCATGCGCGTACTGCGCAATCGTGCGGTCCGATGAAAACGCCCCCATCCCCGCCACATTCAGAACGGCCATCCGCGTCCACGCATCCGAGTCGCGGTACAGCGCATCCACCTCGGCCTGCTTCGCGACGTAGCTCGCATAGTCCGCCAGCAGCAGGTAATGGTCGCCCCAGTTCACCAGCGCGTCGTAGATGCCCTGGTAGCGCGCAGGCTCGGCGGCAGAGAACGCCCCGTCGCGGATCGCATCGAGCACACGCTTGAGTTCCGCGTTCTCTTCGTAGATGTCGCGCGGCTGGTAGCCCCGTGCGCGGATGTCCGCCACCTCCGGCGTCGTGTTGCCGAAGATGAAGATGTTCTCCGGCCCCACGTTCTCGCGCATCTCCACGTTGGCCCCGTCCAGCGTGCCGATGGTGAGCGCGCCGTTGAGCGCGAACTTCATGTTGCCGGTGCCCGAGGCCTCGGTGCCCGCGGTGGAAATCTGCTCCGACAGGTCGGCCGCCGGCATGATGATCTCGGCCAGGCTCACGCTGTAGTTCGGCAAGAACACCACCTTGAGCAGCTTGCCCACCCGCGCGTCGGCGTTGATGGTGCTCGCCACGTCATTGATGAGCCGGATCACCAGCTTGGCCATGGCATAGGCCGAAGCCGCCTTGCCCGCGAACACCACCACGCGCGGCACGATGTCGATGGGCGTGCCGGCGGCCTGTGCATCGAGGATGCGGTGATACCGCGCCACCACATGCAGCACGTTGAGCAATTGCCGCTTGTATTCGTGGATGCGCTTGACCTGCACGTCGAACATCGCGTCCGTGTCGATGTCGATCTTCAGGTGCTGCTCGACCCAGTTGGCCAGCCGCAGCTTGTTCTCGCGCTTGGCATGGCGAAACGCACGCACGAAGGCCGGCTGCGCGGCCATCGGCTTGAGCGCTTCGAGCTGCGACAGGTCGCGTCGCCAGCCCTTGCCGATGCGCTGGTCGAGCAGCGCGGCCAGCGGCGGGTTGGCCTGCGCCAGCCAGCGACGCGGGGTGACGCCGTTGGTCTTGTTGTTGAAGCGCTCGGGAAAGATCTTGTCGAAGTCGACAAAGATCGACTGCTTCATCAGCTCCGAATGCAGCCCCGACACGCCGTTGATCGAATGGCTCGCCAGCACCGCCACGTAGGCCATGCGCACGCGCCGCTCGCCCGCTTCGTCGACCAGCGACAGCCGGCGCATCAGCTCGACGTCGTTGCCGACCTTCTGCGTCACCGCGGCCAGGAACTTCGCGTTCATGTCGTAGATGATCTGCAAGTGCCGCGGCAATATGCGCCCCAGCATCTCGACCGGCCAGGTCTCCAGCGCCTCGTGCATCAGCGTGTGGTTGGTGTAGCTGAACACCTTCTGCGTGTGCGCCCACGCGATGTCCCAGTCGAGGCCGTGCTCGTCGAGCAGCAGGCGCATGAGCTCGGGCACCGCGAGCACCGGGTGCGTGTCGTTCAGGTGAATGCTGACCTTTTCCGACAGCTGGTCGAAGGTCTTGTGGTTGCGCAGGTAGCGCCGCAGCAGGTCCTGCACGCTCGCGCTGCAGAAAAAGTACTCTTGGTGCAGCCGCAGCTCGCGACCCGAGGGCGTGGAGTCGTCGGGGTAGAGCACGCGCGAGACGTTCTCCGACTGGTTCTTGCTTTCCACCGCGCCCATGTAGTTGCCGCGATTGAAGGCCGACAGGTCGATCTCTTCGGTGGCGCGCGCCGACCACAGCCGCAGCGTGTTGGTGGCCTGCGTGCCGTAGCCCGGAATGATGGTGTCGTAGGCCACGGCCAGCACGTCGTGCGTGTCGACCCAGTCGGCCGCGCCGTACGGTGCGTTGATGCCTTCGCGCTTTTGCACATGGCCGCCGAAGCGCACGCGGTAGTTGACCTCGGGCCGCTGGAACTCCCACGGGTTGCCGCGCGTGAGCCAGTAGTCGGGTGTCTCGACCTGCTGGCCATCGACGATGCGCTGGCGGAACATGCCGTATTCGTAGCGGATGCCGTAACCCATGCCAGGCACGCCGAGCGTGGCCATCGAATCGAGAAAACACGCAGCGAGCCGACCCAGGCCACCATTGCCCAGCGCCGCGTCGGGCTCACGCTCGGCCAGCGCGTCCATGTCGACGCCGAAGTCGGCCAGCGCCTCGCGCACGGTGTCGAACAGGTCCACGGCCAGCAGCGCATTGGTGAAGGTGCGCCCGATCAGGAACTCCATCGAGAGGTAGTAGACGCGCTTGAGGTCCTGCGCGTAGTTGGCGCGCGTGGTCATCATCCAGCGCTCGACCAACTGGTCGCGCACGGCCTGCGAGGTGGCGTTGAGCCAGTCGTCCTGGCTGGCCGCGACGGGGTCCTTGCCGACCGCGTAGATCAGCTTGTTGGCCACGGCGCGCTTGAAGGCCGCGACGTCGCGGTCGGGGTGGTCGTAGGCGAAGTCTTTGATCGTCATGGTGGGCGTTCTCGGGGTGAGTGGTGTTTGCTGGCTGCTTGGGTTTTCAGGCGCTGCTGTTCAAGACGGGTTCATTCGGGGCGAGTGCGAATGACACCGGGAGCTCCCCTGTGCGAATGTCCCCCGCTTCGCTCCTCCTTTATTTCGCTGCGGGGAGCACCCGGCGTCATTCGCACATGGACACGCTGCTGGTGTACCGCTGATCAACGACTGCTCTGTCCAACGCTCACGTCGATACGGGGCTCTTTTTCGCGAAATAAAGGAGGAGCGAAGCGGGGGACATTCGCGAAAAAGAGCACCGTGTCGGCGTGAGCGACGCCCTGAACAGCAGTGCCCTGAAGAGCGCACGCCAAACACAATGCGACGAACAGAAAGGCAACCGGTCATCCCAGTGCCTGCCGATAAACGTCGATGTACTGCGCCGCCGCAGTGCCCCAGTCGGCCGGCCGCCGCATGGCATTGCCTCGCACGCGGCGCCAGTCGGGCGCGCGGTCATACAGCGCGAAGGCGCGGCGCAGGGCGCGTGCGTAGTCGGCATCGTCGAAATGGTCGAACACAAAGCCGGTGGCCTCGCCGCTGGCCATGTCTTCCAGCGTGCTGTCGACCACCGTGTCGGCCAGCCCGCCGACGCGGCGCACCAGCGGCAGGCTGCCGTACTTCAGGCCGTACATCTGCGTGAGGCCGCAGGGCTCGAAGAGCGACGGCACCAGCGTCACGTCGCCGGCACCGAAGAGCTGATGCGCAAGAGCCTCGTCGTAGCCGATGGTGACGCTGACCGACTGCGGCGCAGCCGCCGCGCGCTGGCGAAAGGCTTCTTCGAGCCATGCTTCACCGCTGCCAAGCAGCGCCAACTGGCCGCCCTGTGCCAGCAGCGCGTCGATGCCGCCAAGCACCAGATGCAGGCCCTTCTGCTCGGTAAGTCGGCTCACGACGATGAACAGCGGCGCATCCGGCCGCTCGGCCAGCCCGAGCTGGTGCTGCAGCACCGACTTGCAGCGCGCCTTGCCCGCCATGTGGCGCCCTTCGGGCGTGTGATAGCCCTGCACCAGCGCGGCGTCGGTTGCGGGGTTCCAGACCTGGTCGTCGACCGCGTTGAGGATGCCGCTGAGCACGCTGCTGCGCTGGCGCAGCAGCCCGTCGAGCCCGACGCCCTGTTCGGGCGTCTGGATCTCCAGCGCGTACGTCGGGCTCACCGTGGTCAACCGGTCGGCGAAGTAGAGCCCGCCCTTCATGAACGACACCTGCCCGTGGTACTCGAGTCCGTTCATGTGGAAAGCGGGACCGGGCAGGCCCAGCTCGGCGAAGTGCCAGGGCGCGAACACGCCCTGGTAGGCCAAGTTGTGCACGGTGAACACGCTGCCCACATGCGGCCGGCCGGCCTGCCGCGCGAAGGCAAGGTACGCGGGGGCCAACGCCGCATGCCAGTCGTGGGCGTGCACCACCTCGGGCTGCCAGTCGGGGTCCAGGCCCTGCGCGAGTTGTGCCGCAGCCCAGCCGAGCAGGGCGAAGCGGCGGTGGTTGTCGTTGTAGGGCTGGCGCGTCGTTTCCTCGTAGGGGTTGCCGGGGCGGTCATAGAGCGCCGGTGCATCGATCACATAGGCCGGGATCGGCGGCGCGCCGTCGATGGCGATGTGGCCGACGCGCAAGCCAAAGCGATCGCCCCACGGCGCCGTGAATTCGGCCAGCGGGACCAGATCGCGCACGCCGGCCACGATGGCCGGAAAGCCCGGCAGCAGCACGCGCGCGTCCTGCCCTTGGGCCATGAGCGCGATGGGCAGGGCGCCGGCGATGTCCGCCAGGCCGCCGGTCTTGAGCAGGGGAAAGATTTCGGCGCTGACCTGGAGGATTCGCATCGTGGGTCGTCGCGGCCTCAGGCTGCCAATCGTTTGAGCATTTCGCGCGTGACCAGCACCACGCCGTTTTCGGTGCGCTCGAAGCGCGCGGCATCGGCTGCGGCGTCCTCGCCGATCACCATGTCGTCCGGTATGACACAGGCGCGGTCGATCACCACCTTGCTGAGCCGGGCGCCTCGGCCGACTTCCACGTCGGGCAGCAGCACGGCTTCGTTGATCTCGCAGAAGGAATGGATGCGCACGCCCGAGAACAGCACCGAGCTGCTGACCTTGGAGCCCGAGACGATGCAGCCGCCCGACACGATGGTGTTGACCGTCATGCCGTGCTTGCCCTCGCGGTCGAGCACGAACTTGGCCGGTGGCAGTTGCCGCTGGTAGGTCCAGATGGGCCAGTCGGTGTCATAGATGTCGAGCTCCGGGGTGATCGAGGCCAGGTCGAGGTTGGCCGCCCAGAATGCATCAATCGTGCCCACGTCCCGCCAGTAGGCCTTGGCGCCCGGCCCGCGGGAAGCCCGCGTGACGCACGACATGGTGAAGGGATGGGCCAGCGCACGCCCCTGCGCCACGGCCCGCGGAATGATGTCCTTGCCGAAGTCGTGGCTCGAATCGGGGTTGACGCTGTCTTCCTCCAGCAGCTGGTAGAGGTATTCGGAGTCGAACACGTAGATGCCCATGCTCGCCAGCGCCAGGTCGGGGTGGCCGGGCATGGCGGGCGGGTCGGCCGGCTTTTCGAGGAAGGCCGTGATCTGGCGCCCGTCGTCGACGGCCATCACGCCGAAGGCCGTGGCTTCCATGCGCGGCACCTCGATGCAGCCGACCGTGCAGCCCAGGCCGCGCTCGGCATGGTCTTTCACCATGATCGAGTAGTCCATCTTGTAGATGTGGTCGCCGGCCAGCACCACCACGTAGTCGTGCTTGGTGGAGCGGGTCTGGATGATGTCCAGGTTCTGGAACACCGCGTCGGCCGTGCCGCGGTACCAGTGCTCGTCGCCCACGCGCTGTTGCGCGGGCAGCACGTCGACCATTTCGTTCAGTTCGGCCCGCAGGAAGCTCCAGCCGCGCTGCAGATGGCGCATGAGCGAATGCGACTTGTACTGCGTGACCACCGCCATGCGCCGGATGCCGGAGTTCAGGCAGTTCGACAGCGCGAAATCGATGATGCGGAACTTGCCGCCGAAGTACACGGCCGGCTTGGCGCGCCGGTCGGTCAGCTGCTTGAGGCGGGAGCCCCTGCCGCCGGCCAGCACCAGGGCGATGGTGCGGCGGACCAGTTGATGAGCCTGCAGGGGTTCCTGCGTGGTGTGCTGCTTGTCCATCCTGTGTCTCCGTTCGTTCGTTGGAATCCGTCGTCAGAGTTTCTGCATCGAGACTAGCACCGCGGCGTGAGGCTGGCTCCTACGTTCTTGCAATCAAGAGGCTCGAAAAGGGGACTTGTGCCGTGCCATCGAGCGCCTGTGGCGCGCCGCCCGCATCGAGCCCGGGATCGGTGGCAAGGCAGCCGTGCCACGCACCCGCCGGCAGGTTGAAGGACACCGTCTCCGCACCCGCATTCAGCATCACCAGCCATGCGCCCTGTTTGTCGTTGTCGCCCTCGCTCGTTGCAGCATTCCCGAAGAGGATTGCAAGGGTCGTGCCCAGGCGCCAGTCGTCCGGTGTCATCGGCTCGCCATCGGGGCGAAGCCAGCGGATGCCGGGCGCTGTTCCCGGCGGTGGTTCGGCGGGCCACCAATGCGTGCTGCGCAAGGCGGGCGCTTCACGGCGCAGGGCCGCGAGCCGGGCCACGAAGGCGCTCATCTGTGCCGCGTCGCCGGACGGGTCGGATGCGCCGACCCATGCCAGCCAGGTGGTCTCGTTGTCCTGGCAATAGGCGTTGTTGTTGCCCTGCTGGCTGTGCCCCAGTTCGTCGCCCGCCAGCAGCATGGGCGTGCCCTGCGAGAGCATCAGCGTGGCCAGCAGCGCGCGCCGCAGACGAAGACGCAATGCGAGCACCGCAGGGCCGTCGCTTGCGCCTTCGACGCCGCAGTTGTTGCTCAGGTTGTGGGCATGCCCATCGCGGTTGTTCTCGCCGTTGGCGAGGTTGTGGCGTTCTTCAAAACTCACGAGGTCGCGCAGCGTGAAGCCATCGTGCGCGGTGATGAAGTTGATGCTGGCAGTCGGCGCGCGGCCGTGGTGCGCGAACTGCGCGCTCGAAGCCGTGAAGCGGTGCGCGAAGTCGCCAAGGTCTGCCTTGTCGTCATGCTCCTGCCGCAGCCAGAAGCCGCGCTGCGTGTCGCGGAAGCGGTCGTTCCATTCGAGCCAGCCCGGCGGGAATTCACCGAGGCGATAGCCACCGGGGCCGATGTCCCACGGCTCCGCGATCAGCAGCGTGCGCGACAACACCGGGTCTTGCGCGATCGCCGCGAAGAACGGCGCACGCGGATCGAAGCCGGTGGCCGCGCCGCGCCCCAGCACCGGCGCAAGGTCGAAGCGAAAGCCATCGACGCCCATCT includes:
- a CDS encoding MotA/TolQ/ExbB proton channel family protein; the protein is MSVLELLTHGDGVSRAVAALLLAMSIASWVVILWKAWLLRGGTRDVLRSIAAFWQSSTLADAEQKLKTFDRAMLVSPTVSAIKSAATASAGGTLGATGDRNQQLTRVLRDALHGALRRLQAGQILLATVGATAPFVGLLGTVWGIYRALSGIAGQTGGFTIDKVAGPVGEALVMTAFGLAVAIPAVLAYNVFGRVIGRIEAELEGFAHDLLGSFGEAPKPAAPPPARPMPV
- a CDS encoding ExbD/TolR family protein, whose translation is MAFGRTSLGSSAGGGGRAMGAGAQRPLSDINVTPLVDVMLVLLVIFIITAPLMASSIKLDLPQTDAGQPNDAPKFVSLSVDASGKVFLNDQAVTDEELATRLEKAATDSKDTEVQLRADQTVPYGKVVTLMGIANKAGLSRIGFVTEAEAAPEKPR
- a CDS encoding glycogen/starch/alpha-glucan phosphorylase, which translates into the protein MTIKDFAYDHPDRDVAAFKRAVANKLIYAVGKDPVAASQDDWLNATSQAVRDQLVERWMMTTRANYAQDLKRVYYLSMEFLIGRTFTNALLAVDLFDTVREALADFGVDMDALAEREPDAALGNGGLGRLAACFLDSMATLGVPGMGYGIRYEYGMFRQRIVDGQQVETPDYWLTRGNPWEFQRPEVNYRVRFGGHVQKREGINAPYGAADWVDTHDVLAVAYDTIIPGYGTQATNTLRLWSARATEEIDLSAFNRGNYMGAVESKNQSENVSRVLYPDDSTPSGRELRLHQEYFFCSASVQDLLRRYLRNHKTFDQLSEKVSIHLNDTHPVLAVPELMRLLLDEHGLDWDIAWAHTQKVFSYTNHTLMHEALETWPVEMLGRILPRHLQIIYDMNAKFLAAVTQKVGNDVELMRRLSLVDEAGERRVRMAYVAVLASHSINGVSGLHSELMKQSIFVDFDKIFPERFNNKTNGVTPRRWLAQANPPLAALLDQRIGKGWRRDLSQLEALKPMAAQPAFVRAFRHAKRENKLRLANWVEQHLKIDIDTDAMFDVQVKRIHEYKRQLLNVLHVVARYHRILDAQAAGTPIDIVPRVVVFAGKAASAYAMAKLVIRLINDVASTINADARVGKLLKVVFLPNYSVSLAEIIMPAADLSEQISTAGTEASGTGNMKFALNGALTIGTLDGANVEMRENVGPENIFIFGNTTPEVADIRARGYQPRDIYEENAELKRVLDAIRDGAFSAAEPARYQGIYDALVNWGDHYLLLADYASYVAKQAEVDALYRDSDAWTRMAVLNVAGMGAFSSDRTIAQYAHEIWHTKPVVLG
- the glgA gene encoding glycogen synthase GlgA, whose product is MRILQVSAEIFPLLKTGGLADIAGALPIALMAQGQDARVLLPGFPAIVAGVRDLVPLAEFTAPWGDRFGLRVGHIAIDGAPPIPAYVIDAPALYDRPGNPYEETTRQPYNDNHRRFALLGWAAAQLAQGLDPDWQPEVVHAHDWHAALAPAYLAFARQAGRPHVGSVFTVHNLAYQGVFAPWHFAELGLPGPAFHMNGLEYHGQVSFMKGGLYFADRLTTVSPTYALEIQTPEQGVGLDGLLRQRSSVLSGILNAVDDQVWNPATDAALVQGYHTPEGRHMAGKARCKSVLQHQLGLAERPDAPLFIVVSRLTEQKGLHLVLGGIDALLAQGGQLALLGSGEAWLEEAFRQRAAAAPQSVSVTIGYDEALAHQLFGAGDVTLVPSLFEPCGLTQMYGLKYGSLPLVRRVGGLADTVVDSTLEDMASGEATGFVFDHFDDADYARALRRAFALYDRAPDWRRVRGNAMRRPADWGTAAAQYIDVYRQALG
- the glgC gene encoding glucose-1-phosphate adenylyltransferase; its protein translation is MDKQHTTQEPLQAHQLVRRTIALVLAGGRGSRLKQLTDRRAKPAVYFGGKFRIIDFALSNCLNSGIRRMAVVTQYKSHSLMRHLQRGWSFLRAELNEMVDVLPAQQRVGDEHWYRGTADAVFQNLDIIQTRSTKHDYVVVLAGDHIYKMDYSIMVKDHAERGLGCTVGCIEVPRMEATAFGVMAVDDGRQITAFLEKPADPPAMPGHPDLALASMGIYVFDSEYLYQLLEEDSVNPDSSHDFGKDIIPRAVAQGRALAHPFTMSCVTRASRGPGAKAYWRDVGTIDAFWAANLDLASITPELDIYDTDWPIWTYQRQLPPAKFVLDREGKHGMTVNTIVSGGCIVSGSKVSSSVLFSGVRIHSFCEINEAVLLPDVEVGRGARLSKVVIDRACVIPDDMVIGEDAAADAARFERTENGVVLVTREMLKRLAA
- the glgX gene encoding glycogen debranching protein GlgX, whose product is MLSIGTPFPLGASPSSSGVNFALVAPGAEAVELCLFDGTGAHEQQRLRLPACTDGVWHGLLPSGRAGLVYGYRVQGPWAPHEGQRFNPAKLLLDPYAREIVGRYDGSALFLGHDPARPDQRDARDNGSVALKGRVVAATGTTTTPPGHARIAAGERVLYELHVRGQTRLHPGVPAALRGTYAGLGEPAVLDHLQRLGVTTLSLMPVQHRADEQRLLAMGLSNYWGYNTIGWFAPEVRYWSGRPGTTPASEFRAMADAMHARGMELVIDVVYNHSAESDEVGPTLSMRGIDNALYYHLREDDRALYENWAGTGNCLNLGEPRVLQLVMDSLRYWACEMGVDGFRFDLAPVLGRGAATGFDPRAPFFAAIAQDPVLSRTLLIAEPWDIGPGGYRLGEFPPGWLEWNDRFRDTQRGFWLRQEHDDKADLGDFAHRFTASSAQFAHHGRAPTASINFITAHDGFTLRDLVSFEERHNLANGENNRDGHAHNLSNNCGVEGASDGPAVLALRLRLRRALLATLMLSQGTPMLLAGDELGHSQQGNNNAYCQDNETTWLAWVGASDPSGDAAQMSAFVARLAALRREAPALRSTHWWPAEPPPGTAPGIRWLRPDGEPMTPDDWRLGTTLAILFGNAATSEGDNDKQGAWLVMLNAGAETVSFNLPAGAWHGCLATDPGLDAGGAPQALDGTAQVPFSSLLIART